TGGACGCGCTCAAGAAGCGGGTTATCACTATGAGGGCGGGAAACATCGTCGCTGACCAAGAGAAGGGGGTATACCTCGTATGATCCAAGCCCTCCTTAGAATTATTGCCTACGGTATTTCTGGTTTCCGCCGGAACATTTGGCTGTCGGTCATTGCTATCATCACCATGACCATGACCCTGCTTACCCTTACGGCGTTTGCCTTAGGTGACAGGATTATTTCCAAGCAGTACCAGCAGTTCAGCCAAGAGAATATTGACTACGCTATCTTCTTGAAAGATTCAGCGGCAGACACCGACATTACTCAGCTCCGTACTCAGATTGATGCCCACACCGGCATTGTTTCCTCCGAGTTCATCAGCAAGGAGGAGGCACGCCTCCGTTTTGAAAAGCTTTTTGGCGATGACCCAGAGCTTAAGGGTGTGATTAGTGACGAAAACAACCCGCTTCCCCGTGAAATTACGGTGAAATTTGAGGACCCTAAGTTCATTGACCCTTTTAACGACTTCATCCAAGAAGACCGGTTCAAGGAAATTGTTGAAAAGACCAGCTACCAGCGGAACCAGGCAGTGATCGACAACTACCTCCGCACCACTGGCTTCCTAAAGATCTTTGGCATTGCCCTCTCCCTCTTCTTTACGCTGGTGGCTATCCTGGTACTGCTCAACACTATCAGGCTTACCATCTACTCCCGCCGCACTGAAGTGGAGGTAATGCGTTTTGTGGGTGCAACCCAGGGATATATCCGTGGCCCGTTCATTGTTGAGGGCATTATCTTTGGGCTCATTAGCGCTATTATTGCCGCTATGCTTTCCTGGCTCTTCCTCAACCAGTTAGAAACGCTTATTGAGCAGAGCTTTGCGGCTGGCAATGTTAACTTTATTACCGACCTATTCGCAGATACCCTCCGGGTCGGCAACCAAAGCGCGGTGAGCAGCGTTCTCACCACCCTCTTCCTTCTCCAATTAGGTGTCGGCTTATTACTAGGCATAGCCTGTAGCATATTTGCTATCCGCCGGTACCTAAAGGAACAATAATACGGTTGGAATTACGATTTAACGCTAGAATTACATGCAATCTGTCCGGGGCTTCAGCATCATGCTGGGCGTCGTGACACTCATCCTGAGCAGTTTCGGCCTTCCCTTCACCCAGATAGCAAAACCGCTGTCGGTTGAAGCGGCCACCTCACCGAGTGTTAGTGCGCTAGAGAAAAAGAAGAAAGAACTTGAACGGCTTGCTGCTCAAAAAGAGGCAGAGGCAAAGCGTCAGGCTCAGATTAAGGTTACTGCCGAGGCGAAAGCCAAGGAAGTGGCTGGTCAAATTACTGTACTCCAAGGCAATATCCAGCAGACACAGGGGAACATTGTTGGTACCACCACGGAAATTGAGCGCAAGAATCAAGAGATTGCCCAATTCCAGTCCGACCTGTCCCGGTTGGAAACCCAGCAAGGTGCGCTTCTCCGTCAAATGTACATCATGCGTTCCAGCATGCCGGATTCCCTGGCCGTATTTGCGGACCAGCCTATTGCTGACCGGGCCAAGGAAGATTCACGCTTCTCCTCACTCAAACGGTCTGTGGCCACCCTCTTTGTGAAGACTACGTCAGCCAAGTTGGCAGTAGAGCAGCGGCGGGATGAGTTGGTGAAGAAGAATAACGACCTTAACAACCTTAAGGCCCAGCAAGACGCGCAAAAGCGAGGTTTGGCTACGTACCAGCAGACCCAGGTTGCCCTGAAGCAAAATGCGGAGGCAGCTGTTGTAAAGCTTGAGGCCGACGCGCAAAAAGCACGGCAACAAGCAGCAGCGGTTGAGTCCCAGATTTCCGCGGCATTGAGTGCCGCCATTAGGAATAGTGCTAAGGGAATTTACGGCTCAGGTGCTGGTGTGGGCCAGCGGGTGAGCAGAGGTGATTTTGTCGGCATCCAGGGTTCGACAGGCTTCTCAACTGGCGACCACGTGCACTTTGAGGTCCGCGCTAATGATGTGCCGGTAAACCCCCGCCCATATCTCAACAACGGCACTATCAGCTGGCCGCTTCGTAACTTTATTGTGACGCAGGAATTTGGCCGCACTTCGTTCTCCAATGTCTACGCCGGGGGTATCCACACTGGTATCGATATTGCAGGCCCTTCCGGTTCGCCGGTCTATGCCCCTGCTGATGGCGTAGTAATTTTGAACGGTTGCCCATCAAGCTGCAGTAGTGGGTATGGCCGTGCCTGGGCAATGCAGTTGGACAATGGCTTGGTAGTCATGTCCGCCCACCTTCGCCTTTAACTTCGTAACCCGTTACCCGCATGATTACCTCTCCTGGCCCTGTCCCGCGCCGTCAGCATTCGCCTGCTAGCCGCTTTGCTGCTGCAGTCCTTGTATGCGCCCTGTTAGTGGCAGGCGGCGTAGGGGTTGGGTATGTGTTGGGACAGCGCCAAAGCGTGGCGGCAGGTGACAAGGCTGATCTAGGCACCTTTTGGAAGGCCTGGGGGATCATCGACAAGAAGTTCTTCGGGGACACTTCCACAGAAAAACGCCTCGAGGGAGCAATTTCCGGAATGGTGGCAGGCCTTGGTGACCCGTACACCACCTACCTTGAGCCAAAGCAAAACAAGGTCTTCCAAGAAGACTTGCAGGGAAGTTTTGGCGGCATTGGTTCAGAGCTTTCCGTAAAGAGCGGCCAGCTGGTGATTATGTCTGTGTTGGATGACACCCCCTCTTCCCGGGCGGGCCTTAGGGCAAACGATGTCATCATCTCAATTGATGGTGCCGAAACGGCAGATATGAGTTTTGTTGATGCTATCGACAAGATCCGTGGTGACGAGGGTAGTACGGTAAAGCTCTCCATTGGACGAGAAGGGGAGGAGAAGGCCCTGGCTATCGATGTGATCCGCGACGTGATTGTGGTGAAGAGTGTCATTACGGACAAGTTGGGTACCAACAAAGACATTGGCTACATTAAGGTGAACCAGTTTGGACAAGATACATCCCAGGCGTTCCGCCAAGCTTTGGTAGATGCCAAAGACAGCAAGGGCGTGGTTATCGACCTCCGTAACAACCCAGGCGGATACCTGAATGCATCCCTCCAAATGATTGGTATGGTGTTGCCGCAAACGCCTACAAAGGACGATGCCGTTTTGGGCCGCCGCGTAGGGGTGACTGAGAAAGACAAGGACGGGGACAAGGAGTTGCCAGCTGGCCGGGACATTATCCTGGACACAATGCCCCTAGTTATCCTCGTAAACGAGGGGAGTGCTTCGGCTTCCGAGATCTTTGCCGGTGCTATGAAGGACTATGCCCGCGCAAAGGTGATCGGCGTGAAGACATTTGGCAAGGGCAGCGTTCAAGAGTTACAGGAGCTTGGTAACGGTGGTAGTATTAAGGTAACAGTTGCCAAGTGGTATACACCGCTCGGAACGGGCATCGATGGGACGGGCATTGAGCCAGACATGGTTGTAGAGCTCCCAGAAGATGTGACCGCTTCGAAAGACGATGTGCAGGTAAAGAAGGCACTGGAAATTCTTACCCAAAAGTAGGCCGTTTTCATGCCTGATTCCGCACTTCCGCCGGTGCCACCACCGGCCCCACTTCCTCAAACTCCGCCACCTGTTGACGCACTGGTTCTTCCTGATGAACCTGACGCTTCCGAGGCGTTGAGTCCTTTTAAGGTACTTGGGAAAAGTGGGGGAGCATCGGTTGTCCCCCCTGTCAGCCCAGCTGCCGAGCAGGTAGTGCCTCTTCCGCCAGTCGCCCCCACTCCTCCTATTCCCACTCCTCCCGCTCCTGCTGCACCGGTGCCATCGCCCGTTCCTATTCCTGCCCCTCTTCCCGTTGCCCGCCCTGCTGTAAGCGCTGTGCCACCTGTCTCAAGTGGGAGTCCAATGGATGAGGATATTCCGGACACAGAAGAACTGATTAAACAGGCAGCTGCCGCTCCCTCGCAACCTCTCATCCTTCCTAGCCGTGGCGCTGGCTCTTCGGCTCCCGTTGCCCCTCCGCCAAGCAAACCGCGGGAAGAATTTGTTGCGGCCGATCCCGTTGCTATTCAAGAATCCCTGAAAAAAATAGAGGTAAAAAGCCGTGAGGGAAACCCTCTCCCACCGCCCGTCATCGACGAGAGCGGCCTTGCCGGCAGTTCAGAGCTGCTCGCCCCTCCGCCTCCGCCCGTCGCCCCATTGCCAATGGACGAGCGCCCAGTCCCCGTGCCTCTCGCCCCATCTGCACCAAAGGCTGAGTTTCATGCACCCGTTGCGCCCCCTCCTCGGCCACCTCTTGCACCTAAGGCCCCAGCCCCTGCGGGCATGTTGCCCCGCCCGGTAATTCCGGCCGCACCGCCAGCGCCTCCGCATGAACCCTTGCCAGCGGCCGCCCCGCACCGTCGCAGCGGCATACTCTTTGCCATACTGGGTATTGTAGTGGTTCTCGCTCTCTTGGGTGGAGGCCTCTACGTCCTTGCCCTTTCTGGTGCCCGGGTTCCAGTCCTTGCCCAGTTCATTTCCGGATTAGAGGGTGACTCTTCCCGTGCCATTAACCGGGCAGAAGCGTTTGTCGCCACCCATGTGCCATACCGCCTGACCGGCGCCTTGGAAGTAGAGCTTTCGGGTGGCAAAGAATCTTCTTCGTTGGGCGATTCCGCAGGGATATTCAAGGTGCGGAGCGACTTGTCCGGCGGGCTTATTACCGACAAAGGAGAACGCTTTATTGCTGCCTACTCCATTACCGCCAACGACGGGACTGCAGTGCCGGTGAATGCGCGCTACACAGGTTCAGAATTCCTCGTTGACTTCCCCGCAAACCAAGACAAGAGCGCTGCTTCCCTTTCCGCCACTAGCTTGCGCGACACCCTTCTGGCACCTGCGCTG
The window above is part of the Verrucomicrobiia bacterium genome. Proteins encoded here:
- a CDS encoding permease-like cell division protein FtsX, which codes for MIQALLRIIAYGISGFRRNIWLSVIAIITMTMTLLTLTAFALGDRIISKQYQQFSQENIDYAIFLKDSAADTDITQLRTQIDAHTGIVSSEFISKEEARLRFEKLFGDDPELKGVISDENNPLPREITVKFEDPKFIDPFNDFIQEDRFKEIVEKTSYQRNQAVIDNYLRTTGFLKIFGIALSLFFTLVAILVLLNTIRLTIYSRRTEVEVMRFVGATQGYIRGPFIVEGIIFGLISAIIAAMLSWLFLNQLETLIEQSFAAGNVNFITDLFADTLRVGNQSAVSSVLTTLFLLQLGVGLLLGIACSIFAIRRYLKEQ
- a CDS encoding peptidoglycan DD-metalloendopeptidase family protein; translation: MQSVRGFSIMLGVVTLILSSFGLPFTQIAKPLSVEAATSPSVSALEKKKKELERLAAQKEAEAKRQAQIKVTAEAKAKEVAGQITVLQGNIQQTQGNIVGTTTEIERKNQEIAQFQSDLSRLETQQGALLRQMYIMRSSMPDSLAVFADQPIADRAKEDSRFSSLKRSVATLFVKTTSAKLAVEQRRDELVKKNNDLNNLKAQQDAQKRGLATYQQTQVALKQNAEAAVVKLEADAQKARQQAAAVESQISAALSAAIRNSAKGIYGSGAGVGQRVSRGDFVGIQGSTGFSTGDHVHFEVRANDVPVNPRPYLNNGTISWPLRNFIVTQEFGRTSFSNVYAGGIHTGIDIAGPSGSPVYAPADGVVILNGCPSSCSSGYGRAWAMQLDNGLVVMSAHLRL
- a CDS encoding S41 family peptidase, yielding MITSPGPVPRRQHSPASRFAAAVLVCALLVAGGVGVGYVLGQRQSVAAGDKADLGTFWKAWGIIDKKFFGDTSTEKRLEGAISGMVAGLGDPYTTYLEPKQNKVFQEDLQGSFGGIGSELSVKSGQLVIMSVLDDTPSSRAGLRANDVIISIDGAETADMSFVDAIDKIRGDEGSTVKLSIGREGEEKALAIDVIRDVIVVKSVITDKLGTNKDIGYIKVNQFGQDTSQAFRQALVDAKDSKGVVIDLRNNPGGYLNASLQMIGMVLPQTPTKDDAVLGRRVGVTEKDKDGDKELPAGRDIILDTMPLVILVNEGSASASEIFAGAMKDYARAKVIGVKTFGKGSVQELQELGNGGSIKVTVAKWYTPLGTGIDGTGIEPDMVVELPEDVTASKDDVQVKKALEILTQK
- a CDS encoding type II secretion system protein GspG; the encoded protein is MPDSALPPVPPPAPLPQTPPPVDALVLPDEPDASEALSPFKVLGKSGGASVVPPVSPAAEQVVPLPPVAPTPPIPTPPAPAAPVPSPVPIPAPLPVARPAVSAVPPVSSGSPMDEDIPDTEELIKQAAAAPSQPLILPSRGAGSSAPVAPPPSKPREEFVAADPVAIQESLKKIEVKSREGNPLPPPVIDESGLAGSSELLAPPPPPVAPLPMDERPVPVPLAPSAPKAEFHAPVAPPPRPPLAPKAPAPAGMLPRPVIPAAPPAPPHEPLPAAAPHRRSGILFAILGIVVVLALLGGGLYVLALSGARVPVLAQFISGLEGDSSRAINRAEAFVATHVPYRLTGALEVELSGGKESSSLGDSAGIFKVRSDLSGGLITDKGERFIAAYSITANDGTAVPVNARYTGSEFLVDFPANQDKSAASLSATSLRDTLLAPALQPVPLEVILKNAQAEQSYKKVSINQKPAASYVVGMPKEAMAPYFPLGAELEASVAEVALAWKDTDRTAGEPLDVQLQTTFSYQGHKYTYAAHWQYTGWQQQSPEPATLSKLFSTDPGNVATELTTESFVSRLGLSFAEVPHGGEATSGNPVDETTRFTPVIPSGDVITVVQAPRPEMQPVPTQPASELAKQRDAQRKQDLLDIQKALKQYKLEKGTYPVVSKEVQIGSDTTVFKELVPKYLTKMPVDPLNSTYYYAYNVNTDSEGKATEYHLRAVLEDHDDASALVGQVYHYYQLTNK